Proteins found in one Kwoniella bestiolae CBS 10118 chromosome 1, complete sequence genomic segment:
- a CDS encoding ATP-dependent RNA helicase VAD1 encodes MASSSTTNNDWKSGLVAPPKDLRPQTEDVTATQGSSFDDFDLRRELLMGIYTAGFERPSPIQEQAIPMALTGRDVLARAKNGTGKTASFIIPTLNRINTSYSHIQAVLLVPTRELALQTSQVCKTLGAHIPNLQVMVTTGGTTLRDDILRLQEPVHILVGTPGRILDLGGKGIADLRKCGIFVMDEADKLLSEEFTPVIEQLLNLCPQERQVMLFSATFPWNVKEFSDRHMVQPFEVNLMDELTLKGVTQYYAYVEERQKVHCLNTLFSKLQINQSIIFCNSTNRVELLAKKITELGYSCFYSHAKMLQAHRNRVFHDFRNGMTRNLVCSDLLTRGIDIQAVNVVINFDFPRTAESYLHRIGRSGRFGHLGLAISLLTLEDRHNLYRIESELGTEIAPIPAVIDPVLYVAPSAPDEPSPPPRAAAPKALPPSRPAQPQQQQQQPPAQAPSPVQQDGVPQNAQNGRGGRPNNAPRAPNPNSRGGPPVAVRGGGQPGGRGGRGGGRGGRGGGPGQQQSNGQTQGQGQGAPAAARA; translated from the exons ATGGCTTCCTCATCTAC AACAAATAACGACTGGAAGTCCGGCCTCGTTGCCCCTCCCAAAGATCTGCGTCCTCAGACAGAG GATGTAACAGCAACACAAGGATCATCATTTGATGACTTCGACCTACGAAGAGAACTATTGATGGGTATCTACACAGCTGGGTTTGAGAGACCTTCACCCATTCAAGAACAGGCTATTCCTATGGCTTTGACGGGCCGAGATGTCTTAG CTCGAGCAAAGAACGGTACAGGAAAG ACcgcatcattcatcatcccaaCTCTCAACCGAATCAACACCTCCTATTCCCACATCCAAGCTGTCCTCCTAGTCCCAACTCGAGAACTGGCCCTGCAGACATCACAAGTGTGCAAAACCCTCGGAGCGCACATCCCAAATTTACAAGTCATGGTGACGACCGGTGGTACGACGTTACGAGACGATATCCTGCGATTACAAGAACCCGTACATATATTAGTTGGTACACCCGGTAGAATATTGGATCTGGGTGGGAAAGGTATAGCGGATTTGAGGAAATGTGGTATATTCGTTATGGACGAGGCGGACAAGTTGTTAAGTGAGGAATTCACGCCGGTGATAGAACAGCTGTTGAACCTCTGTCCTCAAGAAAGGCAGGTCATGCTGTTCTCGGCTACTTTCCCTTGGAACGTTAAGGAGTTCTCT GACCGTCATATGGTACAACCCTTCGAAGTCAACTTGATGGACGAACTCACGCTTAAAGGTGTAACTCAATATTATGCATATGTAGAAGAAAGACAGAAGGTTCATTGTCTAAACACCCTCTTCTCTAAA CTCCAAATCaaccaatccatcatcttctgtaACTCCACCAACCGAGTCGAGCTCCTCGCCAAGAAAATCACGGAACTCGGTTATTCATGTTTCTACTCCCACGCCAAGATGCTTCAAGCTCATAGAAATAGAGTGTTCCACGATTTCAGGAATGGTATGACTAGGAACTTGGTCTGCTCGG ACCTCTTGACTCGTGGTATCGATATTCAAGCTGTCAACGTCGTTATCAACTTTGATTTTCCTCGTACTGCTGAGTCCTATCTCCATagaat CGGTCGTTCCGGTCGATTCGGTCATCTTGGTCTtgccatctcccttctcact CTCGAAGACAGACACAATCTCTATAGAATCGAATCTGAATTAGGAACTGAAATTGCCCCTATCCCTGCGGTCATCGATCCTGTATTATACGTTGCTCCCTCTGCTCCTGATGAaccttccccacctcctAGAGCTGCCGCTCCTAaagctcttcctccttcccgacccgctcaaccacaacaacaacaacaacaaccccCTGCCCAAGCTCCATCACCCGTACAACAGGATGGTGTCCCCCAGAACGCTCAGAAcggtagaggtggaagacCCAACAATGCCCCGAGAGCTCCGAATCCCAATAGCAGAGGTGGACCACCAGTAGCTGTAAGAGGTGGAGGTCAAcctggaggaagaggtggtagaggtggtggaagagggggaagaggtggtggacctGGTCAGCAACAGAGCAATGGTCAAACTCAAGGACAGGGACAAGGTGCCCCTGCTGCTGCTCGGGCGTGA